In a genomic window of Penaeus monodon isolate SGIC_2016 chromosome 27, NSTDA_Pmon_1, whole genome shotgun sequence:
- the LOC119590774 gene encoding hemocyanin C chain-like, whose protein sequence is MKVLLLFALVAAAAAWPNFGFQSDAGGESDAQKQHDVNFLLHKIYGDIRDSNLKGKADSFDPEANLSHYSDGGKAVQTLMRDLKDNRLLQQRHWFSLFNPRQREEALMLFDVLIHCKDWDTFVSNAAYFRQIMNEGEFVYALYVAVIHSPLSEHVVLPPLYEVTPHLFTNSEVIEAAYRAKQTQKPGKFKSSFTGTKKNPEQRVAYFGEDIGMNTHHVTWHMEFPFWWDDKYSHHLDRKGENFFWVHHQLTVRFDAERLSNYLDPVDELHWEKPIVQGFAPHTTYKYGGQFPSRPDNVNFEDVDGVARIRDLLIVESRIRDAIAHGYIVDRAGNHIDIMNERGIDVLGDIIESSLYSPNVQYYGALHNTAHIVLGRQSDPHGKYDLPPGVLEHFETATRDPSFFRLHKYMDNIFKEHKDSLPPYTVEELTFAGVSVDNVAIEGELETFFEDFEYNLINAVDDTEQIADVEISTYVPRLNHKDFKIKIDVSNNKGQEVLATVRIFAWPHLDNNGIEFTFDEGRWNAIELDKFWVKLPAGTHHFERKSSESAVTVPDVPSFATLFEKTKEALAGADSGLTDFESATGIPNRFLLPKGNEQGLEFDLVVAVTDGAADAAVDGLHENTEFNHYGSHGKYPDNRPHGYPLDRKVPDERVFEDLPNFGHIQVKVFNHGEYIQHQ, encoded by the exons CTGATGCTCAGAAGCAACATGACGTGAACTTCCTGCTTCATAAGATCTACGGGGATATCCGTGACTCAAATCTAAAAGGCAAAGCTGATTCCTTTGACCCGGAAGCCAATTTATCCCATTACAGTGACGGAGGTAAAGCAGTACAGACACTTATGAGAGACCTGAAAGATAACAGGCTTCTTCAACAAAGGCATtggttctctctcttcaatcctaGGCAACGCGAAGAAGCACTTATGCTTTTTGATGTTCTCATTCACTGCAAGGATTGGGATACATTTGTCAGCAATGCTGCCTACTTCCGCCAAATTATGAATGAGGGAGAATTTGTTTATGCCTTGTATGTTGCGGTCATCCACTCACCTCTGTCTGAACACGTTGTACTTCCTCCACTCTATGAAGTCACGCCACATCTCTTCACGAATAGCGAAGTCATTGAAGCAGCTTATCGTGCcaagcaaacacaaaaacctGGTAAATTTAAGTCTAGCTTCACTGGAACTAAGAAGAATCCTGAACAAAGAGTAGCCTATTTCGGTGAGGACATTGGAATGAACACTCATCACGTCACCTGGCATATGGAATTCCCATTCTGGTGGGACGACAAATACAGCCATCATCTGGATCGTAAAGGAGAGAATTTCTTCTGGGTACATCATCAACTCACCGTTCGTTTTGATGCTGAACGTCTCTCCAATTATTTGGATCCCGTCGACGAACTTCACTGGGAGAAGCCAATCGTACAAGGTTTTGctccccacaccacatacaagtaTGGAGGTCAGTTTCCCTCTCGTCCAGATAATGTGAACTTCGAGGATGTGGATGGTGTTGCTCGTATTCGAGATTTACTTATTGTAGAGAGCCGAATCCGCGATGCTATTGCACATGGTTATATCGTTGACAGGGCTGGTAATCATATTGATATCATGAATGAGCGTGGAATTGACGTTCTTGGAGATATTATTGAATCATCTTTGTACAGCCCTAATGTGCAGTACTATGGAGCCTTGCACAATACTGCTCACATTGTACTTGGTCGACAGAGTGATCCACATGGAAAATATGATTTACCCCCTGGTGTGCTGGAACACTTTGAAACTGCCACCCGTGATCCTAGCTTCTTTAGGCTGCATAAATACATGGATAACATCTTCAAGGAACACAAGGATAGTCTCCCTCCATACACCGTTGAAGAACTAACATTTGCCGGTGTAAGTGTAGACAATGTAGCAATTGAAGGTGAACTAGAGACCTTCTTTGAGGACTTCGAATATAATCTCATTAACGCCGTTGATGACACTGAACAAATTGCAGATGTAGAAATTTCTACTTACGTGCCTCGTCTGAACCATAAGGACTTTAAAATTAAGATTGATGTTAGCAATAACAAGGGCCAGGAAGTTCTAGCTACCGTTCGCATTTTCGCCTGGCCTCACCTAGACAACAATGGTATTGAATTCACCTTCGACGAAGGCCGTTGGAATGCTATTGAACTGGATAAGTTCTGGGTCAAGT TGCCTGCTGGAACACACCATTTCGAACGTAAATCCTCGGAATCTGCTGTCACTGTGCCTGATGTGCCTAGTTTCGCAACTCTCTTCGAGAAGACCAAAGAAGCCTTAGCGGGTGCAGACTCCGGACTTACAGATTTCGAGAGTGCAACTGGTATTCCTAATCGATTCCTTCTCCCTAAGGGTAATGAACAGGGTCTGGAATTCGACCTTGTTGTAGCCGTGACTGATGGCGCAGCCGATGCAGCAGTGGATGGCCTCCACGAAAATACCGAATTCAATCACTACGGTTCCCATGGAAAGTACCCTGACAATCGCCCACATGGCTACCCTCTGGATCGCAAGGTTCCCGATGAACGTGTATTCGAAGATCTGCCCAACTTCGGTCACATCCAAGTTAAGGTCTTCAATCATGGCGAATATATCCAACATCAATAG